The following coding sequences are from one Triticum aestivum cultivar Chinese Spring chromosome 5A, IWGSC CS RefSeq v2.1, whole genome shotgun sequence window:
- the LOC123105849 gene encoding uncharacterized protein produces the protein MADWAPVFIGLVLFILLSPGLLFQIPGKGRMVEFGNFQTSGISILVHAVIYFALIAILILAVNVHVFLG, from the coding sequence ATGGCGGACTGGGCGCCGGTGTTCATCGGCCTGGTGCTCTTCATCCTCCTCTCGCCGGGGCTGCTCTTCCAGATCCCCGGCAAGGGCAGGATGGTGGAGTTCGGCAACTTCCAGACCAGCGGCATCTCCATACTCGTCCACGCCGTCATCTACTTCGCCCTCATCGCCATCCTCATCCTCGCCGTCAACGTCCACGTCTTCCTCGGCTGA